The Salegentibacter sp. Hel_I_6 region TTATAACTAAGGCATTTTAAAACCAAAGCACTTCGCATAATTTCATTCTCGTAATGCGTATAACGGGTAGTTTTCGCGCTCCAATTCATCCAATAAGTCTTGGTGCGCTGAAATTTTAAATAAGAACGATCTAAAGATTGGGTAATTAGCTTTTCATGATAACCTACCAGGCAGTATGCGTTTCCGGTTAATTCAATTTCATTCTGCTCTAGAATATCATTAAGATCTAAACTGGAGTAAAAGAAAAGGGAATCGTATTTTCCTTCTTTGGTAAAGCTTTTAATGTAATTACCTTTATGATCGCTATGGGTTTGCTCTCGTGAAAAATCTAAACGAGGATCATATTTTATTCTAAACTTTGGCTTTCCACTAATTAAACGTATAAATCTAATTACATCCGGCGGGGCGTAGTAAGAACCGTCTTCTCGCGGGTAGCGAGGCATAAAATCTATTACCTGGAAGGAATTTTCACCATCATTAAATTCGGTATTTAAAATATTGGTTTCCCAAAGATATTCTTGTGTGATTTTATAAGAATCGTCTACAATAAATTCAAAACTTCCACCGCGTTCTTCATCCAGAATTTTAGCAAAAACTGCTGAGGAAGCAAAATTTGGCAAACAGCACCAATCCAATGATCCAGTTTTTGATATTAATGCAGCACTTTTACAATTTCCTATTATTCCGTAATCTAAATTCTCCATATACTCTTAAAATTCTTTAAAAAGGCTTGTAGTGTAAAATGATTTTCGGAAATTTAAGAAAAATCAATTTCGCAACAACAGCATTCACATATAATTATGAGTAAAACAATAATAATTTCCAACCGATTACCATTACAAATTAGTTTAGAAGAAAATAACCTGGAAGTCACGCCAAGTGTAGGAGGACTCGCAACCGGCTTAAAATCATTCCATAAGGATGGGGATAGCATTTGGATTGGGTGGAGCGGACTTACAGAAGAGGAAATCCCCGAAAATCTTTTAGAAGATGTTAAAGATAAAGCTCTAAAAGAAGATTGTGTTGCTGTAAATCTCAGCGAAGAAGAAATTGATGGTTTTTATTATGGTTTTAGTAATCGCACTATCTGGCCGCTTTTCCACTATTTTATGGAATATACTGAAGCCGATAAAGATCACTGGGAAACCTATAAAAGTGTCAATAGAAAATATGCAGATGAAGTGCTGAAACATTATGAAGATGGAGATCATATTTGGGTACACGATTATCAATTGCTTTTAGTGCCAAATATGATTAGGGAAAAACAACCCGAAGCAATTATTGGCTTTTTTAATCATATTCCTTTTCCCTCCTACGAGGTTTTTAGAACACTACCCTGGCGGGACGAAGTTTTAGAAGGTGTGCTCGGTGCCGATTTAATTGGTTTTCATACCTACGATTACGAAAGACACTTTTTAAGTTCGGTAAGTCGTATTTTACGTCACCAGGTGAATTTTAATGAAATTACGCTTCCGGAGAGAATTGTAAAAGTAGATTCTTTCCCAATGGGAATAGATTACAACAAATTTGAAGATGCCGCGCTTAATCATTTTAAAAATACCGAAGAACAACGCACTGAATTACAGCGAAGATTAGATCACCACTCCAATGAAACGCCAGAAGCTAAACTTATATTAAGCATTGATCGTTTAGATTACACTAAAGGAATCGCTAACCGAATTCGTGCTTTTGAATATTTCCTTGACAGGCACCCTGAATATATTGAAAAAGTTAGACTGGTAATGCTTGCTGTTCCATCCAGGTCTAATGTTCCACAATATCAACGTTTAAAACGTGAAATAGACGAATTAGTAGGACGAATAAACGGAAAATTCTCTACAGTAAGCTGGACGCCAATCTGGTATTTTTACCGCTCCATGCCCTTTGAAAACCTAATTGATCTTTACACGAGTTGTGATATAGCCCTGCTAACCCCAATTAGGGATGGAATGAACCTGGTTGCAAAAGAGTTTATAGCCACCAGGATAAATCAAACCGGGGTGCTTATTTTGAGTGAGATGGCAGGTGCCGCACACGAAATGAATGAAGCTTTAATTATAAATCCGAATAATTTTGAGCAAATTTCTGAAACCTTAATTCAGGCTATAGAAATGCCGGAAGAAGAACAAAAACAACGCAATAAAACCCTTCAAAAGAGATTAAAGCGCTATAGCGTAGAAAAATGGGCCAGCGATTTTATGCAAGCCCTGAAAAACACCAGCCAGGATCGGGAAGCATTTAAATCTACAAGAGTTTCTTCTAAAGTTTCAGATGAAATTCTGGAAAAATTTAAAAACGCGAAGAATAGAATCTTATTCCTGGATTATGACGGAACGCTGGTGAACTTTACCGACAAACCTGAAAAAGCAAAACCAGACCAGGAATTAATAGATTTGGTGCATACATTAAATCAATCAGTGAACACCGATGTAGTTCTTATAAGCGGTAGAGATAAGGATACCCTGGGTTCCTGGTGGCAAAAAATTCCTGTAGAACTTATTTCTGAACACGGGGTGTGGATGCGAAAAAAGAACAGTGAATGGGAACTTTCAGAAAATGTAAATAACGATTGGATGAGTGCGGTAAGACCGGTAATTGAAACTTTTGTAGATCGCACACCGGGTACCTTTATAGAAGACAAAAATTATTCTCTGGCCTGGCATTATAGAAAAGCCGATCCTGAACTGGGAGAAATTAGAGCCAATGAGCTTTCTAATGTTTTAAAGGAATTAATTTCTAACCGTGGTCTTAGTGTTCTGGAAGGAAATAAGGTGCTGGAAATAAAAAGTAGCGGCGTAAATAAAGGAAAAGCTTCTAACAAAAAATTAGTGGGCAGGGATTACGATTTTATTTTTGCCATTGGTGATGATTGGACCGATGAATATATGTTTGAAGATCTTCCTGAAGAGTCTATTACCGTGAAAGTTGGAATGAAAAAAACCAGCGCACGCTACTATGTAGAAGACACTTCTAAAGTTAGAGACATATTAAACAGATTTGCTGAAAATTCATAGGCTTTTAAATTGTTAAAATCCTTGACATTTTCTCAAAAAGTTTATGCATAACTTAACTTCAAAAATATGGCTGACGCTTGATTATAATCTAATTTTACATCGAACAATAAATACGAACCAAAACTTAAAACTTAGATCGATGAAATCAGGAAAAATGTTATTAGGATTAATATCAGGAGCAGCTGCAGGAGCGGCATTAGGACTATTATTTGCCCCTAAAAAAGGAGCAGATACTAGAAAGGCGATTTCAGACTCAAGCAATGAAGCTATAGAAGGAACAAAAGGAAAATTCAACGAATTTTCTGACTCTTTGAGTCACAAAGTTGATGCTTTAAAGAATAAAACTAAAGCTAGCCTTTCTAGTTCAAAAGCTGACCAAAAAGCGCACGAAGCAAAAGCTGAAATTCATAATATGAAAGCCAGCTAAATTCTTTTTTCTAAAGAATTTTATATAAAATCCCGACATAAAATGTCGGGATTTTTTTGTTTAGATTTTTATCAAATTCTTAATTATTTGTGATATCACAGAAACTTTGGGTATTTTAGAAGTCTAAACCAAACTTTGAATGATTAAGAATATATCTACCCTTGCCCTACTCCTTTTTTCAGGACTAATTTTTCAACAAACAAATGCGCAAACAGATCAGCGTATCTATGAAATCATTGATAATGTATCAGCCGATAGAATAGAAGCCGATATTAGAAAACTTGCCGGTTTTGGTACCCGAAACACTTTTAGTGACACAGTCTCTGATACTCGCGGGATAGGTGCCGCCCGGAGATGGATAAAATCTGAATTTGATAGCATATCCTCCGAATGCAGTAACTGCCTGGATGTTTTTTACCAAAAAGACTTTGTAACTACCGATGATGGTGAACGTATTCCACACGATGCCTGGGTGGTAAATGTTGTGGCCGTTCAAAAAGGAACAAAATATCCAAATAGATACATAATTATGAGTGGCGATATAGATTCCCGCGCCAGTAACACTATGGATTTTGAAACCGATGCTCCGGGAGCTAACGATAATGCCAGCGGCATGGCGGGAGCCATAGAAGCTGCAAGAGTTTTATCTAAATATGAATTTGAAAGTAGTGTGATTTATGTTGGCCTTTCTGGTGAAGAACAGGGTTTGTTCGGTGGAAAAGGACTTGCTGAATATGCCGAAGAAAAAGAATGGGAAATTATTGGAATCCTGAACAACGATATGATTGGGAATATTGAAGGAGTTGATGGCGTAATAGATAACCGCAGCTTTAGGATCTTCTCTGAACCAGTTCCCCCAAATGAATCTGAAAGAGAACGAACAATGCGTAGATTTTATGGTGGCGAAGTAGATGGAATATCCCGTCAGCTTGCTCGTTACGTTCATAAAACCACAGAAACCTATATGCCAGAAATGAACCCTATGATGATCTATCGTTTAGATAGATTTGGTCGCGGTGGGCATCATCGCCCGTTCAATGACCTTGGTTTTCCTGGAATTAGGATTATGGAAGCTCACGAAAATTATAACCGCCAACATCAGGACATAAGAACTGAATATGGGATTGAGTATGGAGATGTAGTAGAAGGTGTAAATTTTGATTATGCTAAAAAATTAACTGCGGTAAACGCCATAAATATGGCGAGTCTTGCCTGGGCGCCGCCAGCACCAAAAAATGTGGAAATTGGTGGAATTGTAGAACCATCCACTAAACTAAAGTGGGATAATGTTGAAGGTGATATCGCCGGATATAAAATTCACTGGAGAGAAACTACAGAAGCCCAATGGCAACATTCAAGGTTTGTAGGTAATGTAAATGAATTCACCCTGGAAGGAATTGTTATTGATAATTACTTTTTTGGAGTTTCAGCAGTTGGAAAAGATGGCCATGAAAGTGTTGTAGTTTTTCCATCGGGTGTTTTTAGATAGGAATTCGGGATATTTTTAAACTTAAACTTTTAAAATATGAAATATATAAAACGCTTAAGCTTTATCATTTTCTTCTGTTGCTGCCTTATTTCCTGTGGAAATAAAAATGATAAAAAGGAAGCAAATAAAGAACAGGCAAAAGTTGAAGTCGATACTACAGCTACTCAAAAAACAGAAGCCGAAGAACTTTCAGAATCGCCAAGACACCATGAATGGGTGACTTTATCGCATGGTGAACGAGAATTTCAAGCTTTTATAGCTTATCCGGAAACCAGCGGAGCTACAAAATCGGTTATCGTAATTCACGAAAATCGTGGTTTAAATGATTGGGCAAGATTATTTGCTGATAAACTGGCTGCAGCAGGTTACCTGGTAATCGCCCCCGATTTGATTTCAAATACCCAGGGAAAGCGCCGCACCACCGATTTCGAAAATCCTGATGCGGCAAGAGATGCCATTTATGCGTTAGACGCAGACCAGGTAACTAAAGATTTGGATGCAGCTTTTCAATATATAAAAGAAGATTCAGCTTCTACCGGCGAAGTGGCGGTAGTTGGTTTTTGTTGGGGTGGTTCTCAAACCTTCAGGTACGTCACTAACAACAAGGATATTTCTTCAGCCCACGTATTCTATGGAACCGGTCCTGAAGATGCTTCAGCAATTGCTAATATTTCGGCTCCTGTTTATGGATATTATGGTGGTGATGATAATCGTGTGAATTCTACGATTGAAGCAAGCGAAAAGATGATGAAAGAGGCAAACAAATCTTACGAATATGAAATTTATAAAGGAGCCGGCCACGCATTTATGCGCAGCGGTCATCAAGCAGATGCAGAAAATGCGAATAAAGAAGCGCACGATAAAGCCTGGAAAAGACTCAAAGATCTTCTTCTAGAATAATCCATTTTCAGCTTAGCTATATAAGGAAAAAGGTATCTAAGTTTTAGTTTTTTTCCTTCAAATACAATTCTAAAAAAGGGCATTCCACTGGGATGCCCTTTTGCTTAGGACCTAATTAACAATTGTTTGGGGGAACCTTAATAAAAACAAGTAGCTTTAATAGCTACTTTTAGATAGTCTAACCAAACTAAATTATTATGGCAGAAATTAAAATTGAAAAGAAGAAACCTATCTGGCCCTGGGTTATATTAATCATCATATTGATTCTTGGAATATTATTTTATGTATTCGCTTATGAGGAAGATAATGATACTATAGATGACACAGATAATATTGAAGAATTAAACGATACTTCAGCCAGCGTTTCTAACGAAAAAGCTGAGATGGCCTTTTGTAAAAAAGGAGAATTAATTTCATAATTAAAAACAGAGCATTATGAGTAAGCAGAATATAAAAAATAAAAATTTACATTATTTAAG contains the following coding sequences:
- a CDS encoding bifunctional alpha,alpha-trehalose-phosphate synthase (UDP-forming)/trehalose-phosphatase produces the protein MSKTIIISNRLPLQISLEENNLEVTPSVGGLATGLKSFHKDGDSIWIGWSGLTEEEIPENLLEDVKDKALKEDCVAVNLSEEEIDGFYYGFSNRTIWPLFHYFMEYTEADKDHWETYKSVNRKYADEVLKHYEDGDHIWVHDYQLLLVPNMIREKQPEAIIGFFNHIPFPSYEVFRTLPWRDEVLEGVLGADLIGFHTYDYERHFLSSVSRILRHQVNFNEITLPERIVKVDSFPMGIDYNKFEDAALNHFKNTEEQRTELQRRLDHHSNETPEAKLILSIDRLDYTKGIANRIRAFEYFLDRHPEYIEKVRLVMLAVPSRSNVPQYQRLKREIDELVGRINGKFSTVSWTPIWYFYRSMPFENLIDLYTSCDIALLTPIRDGMNLVAKEFIATRINQTGVLILSEMAGAAHEMNEALIINPNNFEQISETLIQAIEMPEEEQKQRNKTLQKRLKRYSVEKWASDFMQALKNTSQDREAFKSTRVSSKVSDEILEKFKNAKNRILFLDYDGTLVNFTDKPEKAKPDQELIDLVHTLNQSVNTDVVLISGRDKDTLGSWWQKIPVELISEHGVWMRKKNSEWELSENVNNDWMSAVRPVIETFVDRTPGTFIEDKNYSLAWHYRKADPELGEIRANELSNVLKELISNRGLSVLEGNKVLEIKSSGVNKGKASNKKLVGRDYDFIFAIGDDWTDEYMFEDLPEESITVKVGMKKTSARYYVEDTSKVRDILNRFAENS
- a CDS encoding M28 family metallopeptidase is translated as MIKNISTLALLLFSGLIFQQTNAQTDQRIYEIIDNVSADRIEADIRKLAGFGTRNTFSDTVSDTRGIGAARRWIKSEFDSISSECSNCLDVFYQKDFVTTDDGERIPHDAWVVNVVAVQKGTKYPNRYIIMSGDIDSRASNTMDFETDAPGANDNASGMAGAIEAARVLSKYEFESSVIYVGLSGEEQGLFGGKGLAEYAEEKEWEIIGILNNDMIGNIEGVDGVIDNRSFRIFSEPVPPNESERERTMRRFYGGEVDGISRQLARYVHKTTETYMPEMNPMMIYRLDRFGRGGHHRPFNDLGFPGIRIMEAHENYNRQHQDIRTEYGIEYGDVVEGVNFDYAKKLTAVNAINMASLAWAPPAPKNVEIGGIVEPSTKLKWDNVEGDIAGYKIHWRETTEAQWQHSRFVGNVNEFTLEGIVIDNYFFGVSAVGKDGHESVVVFPSGVFR
- a CDS encoding YtxH domain-containing protein, producing the protein MKSGKMLLGLISGAAAGAALGLLFAPKKGADTRKAISDSSNEAIEGTKGKFNEFSDSLSHKVDALKNKTKASLSSSKADQKAHEAKAEIHNMKAS
- a CDS encoding dienelactone hydrolase family protein codes for the protein MKYIKRLSFIIFFCCCLISCGNKNDKKEANKEQAKVEVDTTATQKTEAEELSESPRHHEWVTLSHGEREFQAFIAYPETSGATKSVIVIHENRGLNDWARLFADKLAAAGYLVIAPDLISNTQGKRRTTDFENPDAARDAIYALDADQVTKDLDAAFQYIKEDSASTGEVAVVGFCWGGSQTFRYVTNNKDISSAHVFYGTGPEDASAIANISAPVYGYYGGDDNRVNSTIEASEKMMKEANKSYEYEIYKGAGHAFMRSGHQADAENANKEAHDKAWKRLKDLLLE